The following is a genomic window from Bacteroidales bacterium.
GGCAATTTTCTTGATTATCGGAGTGATATTCAGGAGATCGAGAGAGTAACCTATAACCAGCCCTGTTACACCAGCGATTATCAGCAGTTTAATTTTTTCACCGGCAGGTTTAGTGCTCATCAGAAGCTTCCCGCAAAGAACACCCCATACTGTGTGAGCGATAGTGGAAAAAGCATTTATTGATGCCCAGATACTCGTTTTCTCGACACCTTCTATTTTTATATTTGCCCAGGCACCAAGATTCTGATAAGCCACCCATGGCTGATTAAAACCTTCAACCGGAAAGAATCTGTATGCAAGATCCATAATCAGCAAAATAGCCAGAGATAATGTCATTTGAAACCAGAAGCTTTTATTTCTGATCAGGAAGGCAACAAGGTAAGTAACAGACAATTGGGTAAGAACGTCCTGAAGCCTGAAGACAATTTTACCCGGACCAATCCAGTAGAGGGCCCAACCGAGGAAGAACAGAAGAAATGCTCTTTTATAAGCATGAAGAGTTATTGTCCGGTCCCCCTCTCCTTTCTTGATCCTGTTGGCAACAGCAAATGGAATTGCAACACCAACGATAAACATGAAAAATGGCTGTATAAGGTCCCAGAAGTAAAGGCCATGCCACTCATGATGTTCAAGCTGTGTACCGATAAACTGAGTTAAGCCGGTGTCTATCTTTCTGATATGGGAATAGAGCCTGGTACTTTCACCTATAAGCAGAAACATTGTGAAGCCACGGAAAAAATCAATTGAGAACATTCTTTCCGCTATTGATGAATTCTGATTTACATCGCTCTCTTTCATAACACTTAAAAATTAAATTTTATGCGTCATTAAAGTACTGTTTTTTATTAATTATTCCCAATAAAATTCCAGACCAGTGAATCACCCTTGGTTTTAAACAAGAAGAAACCTGATTTCTTTGTCATGGCACTGCCATAACTTACATTTATTGATAGTCCTGTAAAAAACAAGTTATCAGTTCAATACAAGTTCTGATGGTTTATTTCCATCCGCTGTGATAATTGATGCCTTAACTTTACCATTAATGATATCACATTTTATAACTGCATTATTGCTGTTAACCAAAACCGGGAAGTTTATTTTCCCTGCCTCAGGCTTGTTGTAAGAATACCTGTGAGTGTGTCCGCTGAACATAGCTGTCACATTTGCCTCATTCAGAACAGGCAATAATGTTTCCCTCAGGTGAATATTCCCATGCCAGTTTCCTTCCATTGGAGGCATATGCAGAATCGCAACTTTGACTTTTGAATCCAGGTATTTCTTCGACTTTACAGTTTCTTTCAGCCATTCTGCTTCTGCATTCCGGTAGGCATCGAAGTCTGCCAGACCGCTGTACTCTATATCAGAATCTGGTTTATCTTCGCCGCAATCGAGCATCAGAAAAGAGACATCTCCCACATTAACAAGCTGATAGATATTATCAGACTCTTTTGGAAAATAGTCTATAAGGTAATCTGCGAAGGTTCCTCTTGTCTCGTGATTACCCCTTGTAAATAGTATTGGAACCCTTGATGCAAATATTTCCACTGAAGCATCTATGAAATCAGTAAATAACTGTTCTTCGTTGTTAAGGGATGAAGACATATCTCCGTTAAAGATCACCATATCAATTTTTCTGAAGTCAATTCCTTTACTGACATCCTTCATAAATTGAGATCGGCCATGTAAATCGTTGAATACTAAGAATGAAACTGAATCATCCTCATTACTGAATGTACGAAATGCAAGCGAATTCCTGCTATATGCGGGATTGGCCACAGTAATTCCATAAATAATCTTCGAATCAGTCTCCCATTGTATAACCTCCTTCGAGAAGATTGCATAACGATATCTGGTACCCGGAGTCAGATTATTTATTCTAACCTTGTGCAGGGTTGATGTTCCCTGTATCCTGCCATATTTTGAATCGTATTTCTTTGGCCGTTCATACCCATAAAAATTAGTGCCATCATCGGGAGCAACTTCAGCCCATGCTATTGCCTTTTTATTGGTAGTCCATACGATCGTTACTCCGGTTTCACTCATATCACAGAGGTAAGGACCATGCGTTATCCTGAAGTTCTCCTGTGAAAGTCCATTAAATGTCAAGACAAATATCAGTATGAAAAGTAAAAGTAATTTCTTCATTCTTATAAAGTTTAGTGTTAAAAGTAAGATAAGTTGCCCTTGCGGGCAACTTATCCAAAACAAAAAAAAGAATGTCCTAATATCCGGGGTTCTGAATAAGCAGACTGTTCTTGCTCATTTCAGCACGCAATATTGGGAAGAAGTATGCTTTATCCTGCCATGCCCATGTTTCAAAATTTGAAGAAGTTATTTTTGGGACTGTTGCAGTTGTTTTATCAGGATTCATTTTATAAACTACTGTAACTTTCTTTATCGGATGATAAGCTAATGGTCCTATTACCCATCGGCGGACATCAAAGAAGCGCTGCTCCTCAAATGACATTTCGATTCGCCTTTCATGACGATACCTGTCGCGAAGAGCTGTACCAGATTCAGTAATATCAGGCATCCCTGCCCTTTTTCTGATCATATTTATATAGGTCCTGGCTTCAGCATCCTGTCCTAATCCAATACAAGCTTCGGCATAATTAAGTAACACTTCTGCATATCTGATCCAACGCCATGTCGTGGTCATGTTGAAATACTGAACATCAACTGTAGGATCCTGATATTTCCGCAGATAATAGCCAGGATATCCTCCATTCCAGTCTTCAACTCCACTTGACCTTGTATCAAGTCCCCAATAAACCTTCATTGAATTTGAAGCAGCATCCCATCTTTCCCATGATCCGACCTGCATTACACCTACAGGATCTCTACCTTCAACATCAGCAGGACGTTTTTTCCATTTTGCACCTTCATAAAAAATATCAGCATAAAAACGAGGCTCACGATTTTTGTATGGGCTTGCTGCATGAACGGGGTTCGACCAGCTGAACTTTGTTCCATCTTTCATTTCATAATCATCAACCATGTCACCTATAGGGGCATTTGTTCCCCATGCATGGTAACCATTCGGCTGACTTACAAGACCAAATATCTGTCCTGAATTTACTGTGAAATATTTAACAAAGATATCCTCCTCAGTGTCTTTTTTAAGGAACATGTCGTTGTAGTTCTTAGCTACAGAATCCCCTGGAGCTGGCGAAGCCATGTAAAGCTTATAACTTCCCAGATCTATAACAGCCTTAGCTGCATCTTTGGCTGCCTGCCAGCGTGCTGTTCTATTGCCGTCTGTGTATCCAATAAGTTCAGGATTTGAATAACCCGGAAAAACAGTTGTATTATATAGGTCACTGGCTGCATAAATAAGAACTCTGGCTTTTAAAGCCATAGCTGCCCCCATTGTAGCACGCCCCTTATTTGCCCCGGTATTATTCACTGGTAATAAACCTGTAGCAAGATCACATTCTGAAACCATAAAATCAACACATTCTTTATACGAGTTCCTGGCTATTTGAAATTCTTCAGTTAAGCCGTATGGTTTTGTTATAATCGGGACTCCACCATAAACAGCTGTAAGAAGATGATAGAGATAAGCTCTTAAAAAATGCGCCTCACCAACTATCCTGTCTTTCATAGTCTTACCATCAATAATAGTTTCGTCGAATGGTACTTTATCAACATTTGCTAAAAGCAGATTACAAAATCTTATTGTCTTATAAAGATCATTCCAGCTTCTGTATCTGCTTGGGGTGCTCCATCCGGGAATTTTATCGACAGTCAGAAGTCCATTGTTAAAGTTTTTCGAATCACCATTTCCACGATAATGAGATTCATCAACAATATTAGATTTCAACCTGCCATTAGTAAATGGTTCATCAAGCCGCCAGTATATCTGGTTAATGAAGGTTTGTACCAGAGCCGGATCTTTCCAGACATCTACATCTGAAAACTCAGTAAGCGGTTTTGTTTCAAGAAAGTCTTTGTTGCATGATGTCATTATGACAGCAACAAAGAGCGCTATATTAAATATAAAAATATTTCTTCTCATAATCTCTGTTTTTAAAAGGTCATGTTTACTCCAATGTTAAATACTTTATTGAGAGGATAGGATGTCGCTGATGTCGACTCCGGATCGAAATCATCAATCTTATCAAGTGTTATCAGATTAAGTCCATTAAGGTAAATTCTTAGGCCGCTGATTCCAAGCTTATTGATTGAAGGAACATTGTACCCAACTTCAAAATTTTTCAATCTGACATAATCGGTATTCACCAACCAATAAGTATTATTTTCATTATCTCTCCAATACTCACTATAACGGTTCCATGTTCTCGGTTTAGTTGCATCAATATTGTCTACTGTCCATCTTCCATTTGCATCTGCAGCCCTGAAGTTTCCAGCCTCTCCCTGCATCTCATAATAATTATTTGTTACAGCACCGGTGGCCCACTGAATAAAAATGGCTGAATAGAAGTTTCTGTATTCCAGATTCAAATTTAACCCACCAGTAAAAGTAGGAAGGTTCGTTTTGTAGTTCATCTTTCTGTCGAGGCCATCTATTTTACCATCCTCATTCAGATCTTTAAAGATTACATCACCTGGTCTGGCACCAGCCCAATGAGGATATGCATCAACTGCTGCCTGATCCCTGAAAATTCCAATAGCCTCATAATAGAGTTCAGAATTCATTGGATGACCTGTAGATTTCTGATAATCAGGAACACCAGGTGTTTCATCCCAGAATACTATTTTGTTTTCCTGATAGCCTCCATTTAAAGACACATCATACTTAAATTCACCGAATCTATTTGTATATCCAAAAGTGAACTCAATACCCTGATTGGCTACTTTCCCAATATTCTCTCTTGGCAATGTCAATCCTGTTGACGCCGGAACAGAAGCATTCCTTGGCCACAAAATATTTGTTCGAAGGTTGTAAAAATAGTCACCTGAGAAAGTCAGGCTCCCATTTAACATCTGTGCATCAAATCCTATATTCGACTGGTTTGCAACCTCCCATGTTACTTCAGGGTTAGGAATACGGAGTTCGCTAAGGATTTTATTCTCTCCGGTATTGTTAAACACATAGATCCCTGATGTTGCACTGTTATAGCCATAGCTTGCGAGATACTGATAGGCAGCTATACGGTCGTTACCAGTCTGTCCCCATGATCCGCGCAATTTAAAATAGTTAACTATTGAGATATTGTCTTTCCAGAAATTTTCTTCAGAAACTCTCCATCCTAAAGATACACCCGGAAAAAACCCAAATCGTTTAGCTTCCGGGAAAATATATGAACCATCCACCCGCCAAACGAATTCAGCAAGATATCTTGAATTATAGGCATAATTAGCACGTCCAAAATAGTTTAATCTTGCACTTACGTCAGCTGATCCGGAATTATTCTTTTCAAGATCACCACCTGCAAACATCTGATCTACTGCAGTTGAAACAAAGTACTTTCTAAATGCTGAAAATGTGGAAGACTCACCTGAAATCATTTCTGATCCGAAAAGAATACTAAAATCGTGTTTCTCCTTAAATACCCTTTTATAGTTTACCAAACCATTAAAAGTCGAACGGGATCCATCAGATAATGACTGACTTAACTGGGGGTCAGGAAGTCCTTTTTTACCCTTAGTAAGAACAGGGATTCCATTTGCATCGTAAGATGTTCCATTCCAACTATATAAATACCATGGAGTTTCCCAAACTTTTCTGTTCTGAATATTCTTGTCGACGGATCCGTTAGCAGTTACAGAAAGTCCTTTTACCCATGGGATCGTTATGTTGAGTTTTAAATTACTTTCAAATATATATCTAATATCCTTATCATATCCTGTTTGATTTGTTGTGATAACAACTGGATTACTTCCATTCTCAAGATCAGGTCCATTCTCACCAGTCGGCCAATATGCCTGCTGTGTTGGATACGATCTCATCAGTGTGGAAAAAATTGAACTTGCCGATCTTGTGGGATAATTCCTGTTTTCCTGTCGGCCGGCAATGTCGAGACTCAAATTTATATTTTTTGAGATCTTCCCATCAATATTACTTCTGAAATTAAATTGCGAATAATTAGTTGCACTCTTCTCATAAATTGCATCCTGGTAGTTGCCTCCAAGTGAAACAAAATATTTGAGGCTCTCAAAACCGCCTGTAACAGAGAAATTAGCTGTCTGCTGCATAGCAGAAGGTTTAAAAGTTGATCCTATCCAATCAGTATTAGGGTAAGCCCATGGATCTGATCCGTCTGCATATTTCTGTACCTGTTCTGCTGTGTATCTTGGACTTCT
Proteins encoded in this region:
- a CDS encoding DUF5009 domain-containing protein — protein: MKESDVNQNSSIAERMFSIDFFRGFTMFLLIGESTRLYSHIRKIDTGLTQFIGTQLEHHEWHGLYFWDLIQPFFMFIVGVAIPFAVANRIKKGEGDRTITLHAYKRAFLLFFLGWALYWIGPGKIVFRLQDVLTQLSVTYLVAFLIRNKSFWFQMTLSLAILLIMDLAYRFFPVEGFNQPWVAYQNLGAWANIKIEGVEKTSIWASINAFSTIAHTVWGVLCGKLLMSTKPAGEKIKLLIIAGVTGLVIGYSLDLLNITPIIKKIATASFVFTSGGYAILALTFSYWLIDVKKIFVNGSKMFRIVGMNCIFIYVFFESGGAGLVYKILTPFPTTVFSWAGEITVGIVTSLMVWAALWYLCYWLYKNKLFIKI
- a CDS encoding metallophosphoesterase; this encodes MKKLLLLFILIFVLTFNGLSQENFRITHGPYLCDMSETGVTIVWTTNKKAIAWAEVAPDDGTNFYGYERPKKYDSKYGRIQGTSTLHKVRINNLTPGTRYRYAIFSKEVIQWETDSKIIYGITVANPAYSRNSLAFRTFSNEDDSVSFLVFNDLHGRSQFMKDVSKGIDFRKIDMVIFNGDMSSSLNNEEQLFTDFIDASVEIFASRVPILFTRGNHETRGTFADYLIDYFPKESDNIYQLVNVGDVSFLMLDCGEDKPDSDIEYSGLADFDAYRNAEAEWLKETVKSKKYLDSKVKVAILHMPPMEGNWHGNIHLRETLLPVLNEANVTAMFSGHTHRYSYNKPEAGKINFPVLVNSNNAVIKCDIINGKVKASIITADGNKPSELVLN
- a CDS encoding RagB/SusD family nutrient uptake outer membrane protein; the encoded protein is MRRNIFIFNIALFVAVIMTSCNKDFLETKPLTEFSDVDVWKDPALVQTFINQIYWRLDEPFTNGRLKSNIVDESHYRGNGDSKNFNNGLLTVDKIPGWSTPSRYRSWNDLYKTIRFCNLLLANVDKVPFDETIIDGKTMKDRIVGEAHFLRAYLYHLLTAVYGGVPIITKPYGLTEEFQIARNSYKECVDFMVSECDLATGLLPVNNTGANKGRATMGAAMALKARVLIYAASDLYNTTVFPGYSNPELIGYTDGNRTARWQAAKDAAKAVIDLGSYKLYMASPAPGDSVAKNYNDMFLKKDTEEDIFVKYFTVNSGQIFGLVSQPNGYHAWGTNAPIGDMVDDYEMKDGTKFSWSNPVHAASPYKNREPRFYADIFYEGAKWKKRPADVEGRDPVGVMQVGSWERWDAASNSMKVYWGLDTRSSGVEDWNGGYPGYYLRKYQDPTVDVQYFNMTTTWRWIRYAEVLLNYAEACIGLGQDAEARTYINMIRKRAGMPDITESGTALRDRYRHERRIEMSFEEQRFFDVRRWVIGPLAYHPIKKVTVVYKMNPDKTTATVPKITSSNFETWAWQDKAYFFPILRAEMSKNSLLIQNPGY
- a CDS encoding TonB-dependent receptor, which codes for MDEIEKQSEFYFIFNQKQIDVSRLVTVQADEKLIDGILSDLFKGTDVNYLILDRKILLTTGEKDAGLKLLATESYNLQQQNRITGTVLEATSGQPMVGVNVIVKGTTQGAITDENGKYVLTSADMNATLSFSFIGFLTLELPIEGKLIVDARMHSELTGLDEVVVVGYGTQKAATVTGSISAVKAESLRASSTTNLSNSFAGRLPGLVVVTRSGEPGNDNSTLRIRGSNTLGDNSPLIVIDGIANRSMQRINPGDIESITVLKDASAAIYGAQAANGVILITTKRGELGKSKVSLTFNQGWSMPTVLPEMADATTYATMLNEIDVYAGRSPRYTAEQVQKYADGSDPWAYPNTDWIGSTFKPSAMQQTANFSVTGGFESLKYFVSLGGNYQDAIYEKSATNYSQFNFRSNIDGKISKNINLSLDIAGRQENRNYPTRSASSIFSTLMRSYPTQQAYWPTGENGPDLENGSNPVVITTNQTGYDKDIRYIFESNLKLNITIPWVKGLSVTANGSVDKNIQNRKVWETPWYLYSWNGTSYDANGIPVLTKGKKGLPDPQLSQSLSDGSRSTFNGLVNYKRVFKEKHDFSILFGSEMISGESSTFSAFRKYFVSTAVDQMFAGGDLEKNNSGSADVSARLNYFGRANYAYNSRYLAEFVWRVDGSYIFPEAKRFGFFPGVSLGWRVSEENFWKDNISIVNYFKLRGSWGQTGNDRIAAYQYLASYGYNSATSGIYVFNNTGENKILSELRIPNPEVTWEVANQSNIGFDAQMLNGSLTFSGDYFYNLRTNILWPRNASVPASTGLTLPRENIGKVANQGIEFTFGYTNRFGEFKYDVSLNGGYQENKIVFWDETPGVPDYQKSTGHPMNSELYYEAIGIFRDQAAVDAYPHWAGARPGDVIFKDLNEDGKIDGLDRKMNYKTNLPTFTGGLNLNLEYRNFYSAIFIQWATGAVTNNYYEMQGEAGNFRAADANGRWTVDNIDATKPRTWNRYSEYWRDNENNTYWLVNTDYVRLKNFEVGYNVPSINKLGISGLRIYLNGLNLITLDKIDDFDPESTSATSYPLNKVFNIGVNMTF